The sequence GAGCACCACCTCCATTGCGGGGTTTTTGTATGAGCCCAATGTGGTGATCCTCTTTGTGGCGTTGGCACTAAACCTCATTGTAACCACGCTGAAAATCGGAGTGCAAAAGCAATTCGCCTCCGAGCTTATGGGCGGTTCGCTAGTCGCCCTCTTGCACCTCATGCCCGCCTTTGTGTTTTTGCAAATCTTAAACAATTTGATCTTTGCCTACACCTTGATGATCGGGGCATTGATCAGTAATGTCTTTTGTTTGGTGCTCTTGGTGATCGACAGCATTAAAAATACGGATTTGGAATATTAAATGCAAACCTACAACCCTAAAAAAATTGAAGAAAAATGGCAACAAGTTTGGGCGCAAACGAACGCCTTTGAACCTAGTGATGACTTTAGCAAACCCAAGAGGTATATTTTAAGCATGTTGCCCTATCCTAGCGGAGAGGTGCATATGGGGCATGTGAGAAACTACGCCATAGGCGACGCTTTGGCGCGCTATGCCCGCCAAATGGGACATAATGTCTTGCACCCCATGGGCTTTGATGCCTTTGGCATGCCTGCAGAAAACGCCGCCATTAAGCACGGCGTGCACCCTAAAAAATGGACCTATGAGAACATGGCAAAAATGCGCCAAGAGTTTAAGGCTCTGGGCTTCTCCTTTTGCCAAGAGAGGGAGTTTGCCACTTGTGCGCCCGATTACACCAAGATCGAACAGCAATTCTTCATTGAGATGTATAAAAAGGGCTTGGTCTATCAAAAAAAGGCGTGGCTCAATTGGTGCCCTCACGATAAAACCATTTTAGCCAATGAACAGGTGATCGATGGGCGGTGCTGGCGTTGCGATTGCTTGGTAGAGCAAAAGGAAATGCCCCAATACTATCTAAAAATCACTGCCTATGTGGAGGAACTGCTAGAGGGCTTAAAGACTCTAGAGGGGTATTGGCCTAACCAAGTACTACGTATGCAAGAAAATTGGATGGGCAAATCTGCCGGCTTAGCCTTTAGCTTTAGCCTAGATCAAGCTAGCCAAGATCTCTTGGGGTATTCTCAAGACTTGGAGGTTTTCACCACCCGCATAGACACCATTTACGGCGTTACTTTCATTGCCCTAGCCCCGGGACATCCCTTCGTGCAAACCTTGCTAGACAAGGGCGTTTTAGACCCCAAAGCCTCTAAAGAAATCATCGCCATCCAAAACACCAACATGCGCACGAGGGCGTTAGAAAAGAGGGGGGTTAGCTTGCCTTTAAAAGCGATTCATCCCCTCACAAAAGAGTTAATTCCCGTGTATGTGGCTAATTTTGTGTTAGAAAACTATGGCAGTGGGGCGTTAATGGGCGTGCCCGGTTGCGACCCTAGGGACTACGAGTTTGCCACGCTCTTAAATATCCCCATTGTCCCCTTGATTGTGGGGCAGGAAGTGCCCTGCAATGAGGTGGGGGTTTTACAAAACAGCCACAATTACAATGGCTTAAGCACCACGGAGGCGAAAGAAAAATTAAGCATGCTCTTTGAAGAGCAGGGCTTGGGGCAAAGGGTCATTAATTACCGCCTGCAAGACTGGGGCATTTCACGGCAACGCTATTGGGGGGCGCTGATTCCCATGGTGCATTGTGCTAATTGTGGGCTGGTGTGTGAGAAGTTAGAAAATTTGCCTATCTTACTGCCCGAAGATGTTACGATCGATGGCGAGGGCAACCCCTTAGACAAGCACCCGACTTTTAAAGACTGCACTTGTCCACAATGTGGGGGCAAGGCGCAAAGAGAAACCGACACGATGGACACCTTTTTCCAATCAAGTTGGTATTTTTTGCGCTACACCACGCCTAAAGAGTTATGGGACAAACAAGCCTTTGAGCCCCAAGAATTAGCCTATTGGCTGGGTGTGGATACTTACATTGGGGGGATCGAGCACGCCATTTTGCACCTGCTCTATGCGAGGTTTTTCACAAGGGCTTTAAGGGATTTGGGCTATGTCAAGTTAGACGAGCCGTTTTTAACGCTCATCACGCAGGGCATGGTGCTTAAAGACGGGGCGAAAATGAGCAAGTCTAAGGGTAATGTTGTAACCCCTAGAGAGATTTTAAACAAGCACGGGGCGGACATTGCAAGGCTCTACATCCACTTTGTCGCCCCCCCGCACAAAGAGCTAGATTGGAACGATCAAGCCCTAGAGGGGGCGGCGCGCTTTTTACGCCGTTTTTATGAAAAATCCTTTTTGGCCAAGCCCTGTGAGAGCGCGCCAACAATAGAGCCAAATAGCCTAAATGCAGAGGACAAACAAGCCCGCCAAAAGGTGCATATGGCTTTGCAAAAATGCCAC is a genomic window of Helicobacter sp. NHP19-012 containing:
- a CDS encoding DUF6394 family protein, with translation MDWGRVVFTVFSLASTTSIAGFLYEPNVVILFVALALNLIVTTLKIGVQKQFASELMGGSLVALLHLMPAFVFLQILNNLIFAYTLMIGALISNVFCLVLLVIDSIKNTDLEY
- the leuS gene encoding leucine--tRNA ligase; translated protein: MQTYNPKKIEEKWQQVWAQTNAFEPSDDFSKPKRYILSMLPYPSGEVHMGHVRNYAIGDALARYARQMGHNVLHPMGFDAFGMPAENAAIKHGVHPKKWTYENMAKMRQEFKALGFSFCQEREFATCAPDYTKIEQQFFIEMYKKGLVYQKKAWLNWCPHDKTILANEQVIDGRCWRCDCLVEQKEMPQYYLKITAYVEELLEGLKTLEGYWPNQVLRMQENWMGKSAGLAFSFSLDQASQDLLGYSQDLEVFTTRIDTIYGVTFIALAPGHPFVQTLLDKGVLDPKASKEIIAIQNTNMRTRALEKRGVSLPLKAIHPLTKELIPVYVANFVLENYGSGALMGVPGCDPRDYEFATLLNIPIVPLIVGQEVPCNEVGVLQNSHNYNGLSTTEAKEKLSMLFEEQGLGQRVINYRLQDWGISRQRYWGALIPMVHCANCGLVCEKLENLPILLPEDVTIDGEGNPLDKHPTFKDCTCPQCGGKAQRETDTMDTFFQSSWYFLRYTTPKELWDKQAFEPQELAYWLGVDTYIGGIEHAILHLLYARFFTRALRDLGYVKLDEPFLTLITQGMVLKDGAKMSKSKGNVVTPREILNKHGADIARLYIHFVAPPHKELDWNDQALEGAARFLRRFYEKSFLAKPCESAPTIEPNSLNAEDKQARQKVHMALQKCHDIFKETIPNYPFNTLIAACMEALNALEKSTNTAVWTEGYYILTHTLEPIIPHVCFEIANRLFKLSNFKPLEVDAKALEQESVNVAITINGKKRGLVSVPKDTPKEALLETARQEVAKWLEGQSVLKEVVVPAKLVNFVLA